A segment of the Rhodothermales bacterium genome:
CATCGCGCTGATCCTCGGCCTGTCGTCGCTCGTGTACCCCATGAGCGTCAGCAAAGGAACACTGAGAAAGGAATACCCGATCATGATGGGCGTCATGCTGCTGTTCTACCTGCTGGCACTCGACGGCGTAATCAGTCGTATCGATGGCGCAGTCCTCGTTGCGGGCCTTTTCGCCTTTCTCATGTTCGTGGTTTTTGACGCCCGCAGGTCCGGTGTATCTCCCGCCGTCGAACAGATCAATGACGCGGGTCAGGAGGCTATTCTCCTTCGTCCCTGGAAGAAGGTTGCCTACCTGGTCGGAGGCATCCTGATGCTCAGCCTGGGAGCACGCCTCATGGTGGATGGCGCCACCAGCATCGCAAGCAATATGGGCATCAGCCCAACGGTCGTCGGCCTCACAGTGGTGGCGATCGGCACGAGCCTCCCGGAACTCGCCGCTTCCCTCGTCTGCGCGATCAAGAAGGAGGCCGATATGTCGGTTGGAAACGTTCTGGGCAGCAACTTGCTGAACGTTCTCTTCGTTGTCGGCCTGGTCGCCCTCATTCAACCTCTCCACGTCGATCAACAATCGCTCGACGTGCACTTTCCGGTCATGCTCGGCTTCGGCGTACTCCTTCTGCCGCTGGCCTGGACGCAATACCGGATCACTCGCCTTGAGGGCGGCGTACTTCTTACAGGCTTTGTTGGATATCTGACCTATCTCGTCTACCCATATGTTGCATAGACTACCGGCCTCAGCCTCACTAATCCGGGTCGTCGCGCTCATGGCCGTCGCGGCCTGCCTGTCCGCGCCAGCCCGTGCAGACGAGCCGGATTCGGTCAAATACTGGGTCCTCTTCACAGACAAAGTCGAGACTGTGGACATGTCGGCTCCTGCCGCATCCGCACATGCCACGGAGCGTGCAATGGATCGGAGGCGGTTGAGAGGCAGACCACATGCCGCGTCC
Coding sequences within it:
- a CDS encoding calcium/sodium antiporter, which encodes MITDFLIFTVGLVVLYFGADWLIRGAASLALRFGIRPLVVGLTVIALGTSMPEFLVNFFAALSQQEALALGNIIGSNVCNIALILGLSSLVYPMSVSKGTLRKEYPIMMGVMLLFYLLALDGVISRIDGAVLVAGLFAFLMFVVFDARRSGVSPAVEQINDAGQEAILLRPWKKVAYLVGGILMLSLGARLMVDGATSIASNMGISPTVVGLTVVAIGTSLPELAASLVCAIKKEADMSVGNVLGSNLLNVLFVVGLVALIQPLHVDQQSLDVHFPVMLGFGVLLLPLAWTQYRITRLEGGVLLTGFVGYLTYLVYPYVA